A stretch of the Psychroserpens sp. Hel_I_66 genome encodes the following:
- a CDS encoding SDR family oxidoreductase, which translates to MYEKQYHDKELSELSFLITGGGGFIGSNLVEYLLKYNAKKVRVLDNFSNGHRYNLTEFHSNPAFELIEGDIRDLQTCKDAMKDIDYVSHQAALGSVPRSINDPATTNEVNITGFLNMMIALKDSSSVKRMIYAASSSTYGDSKALPKVEDNIGNPLSPYAVTKYVNELYADVFGKTYNTDVIGLRYFNVFGPKQSPDGAYAAVIPLFMQSLKDNESPKINGDGEQTRDFTYIDNVVQANIKGFFASEKAKNQVFNVACGERITINYLWESLKIAANSQVEAIHGPNRQGDVRDSLADISKAKNLLGYQPNYTVREGLKITWDLFK; encoded by the coding sequence ATGTACGAAAAACAATACCACGATAAAGAATTAAGTGAGTTATCATTTCTTATTACTGGAGGTGGCGGATTTATAGGCTCTAACCTTGTAGAATATCTTCTAAAATACAATGCAAAAAAAGTACGTGTCTTAGATAATTTCTCTAACGGTCATCGTTATAATTTAACAGAGTTTCATTCCAACCCAGCTTTTGAGCTTATTGAAGGAGACATTAGAGATTTGCAAACTTGTAAAGATGCCATGAAAGATATAGATTATGTTTCTCATCAAGCAGCTTTGGGTTCTGTACCACGTTCAATTAATGATCCTGCCACCACTAATGAAGTGAATATTACAGGATTTTTAAACATGATGATTGCGCTTAAAGATTCTTCATCTGTGAAGCGAATGATCTATGCAGCATCCAGTTCTACCTATGGCGATAGTAAAGCATTGCCTAAAGTAGAGGATAACATTGGTAACCCTTTGTCACCTTATGCAGTTACAAAGTATGTAAATGAATTATATGCAGATGTCTTCGGAAAAACATACAATACAGATGTTATAGGTTTAAGATATTTTAATGTCTTTGGACCAAAACAAAGCCCAGATGGCGCTTATGCTGCAGTGATTCCGCTATTTATGCAGTCGTTAAAAGACAATGAGTCTCCAAAAATTAATGGTGATGGAGAGCAGACAAGGGATTTTACCTATATAGATAACGTAGTTCAGGCTAACATCAAAGGATTCTTTGCTTCAGAAAAAGCAAAAAATCAAGTGTTTAATGTTGCTTGTGGAGAGCGTATTACTATCAATTACCTATGGGAATCCCTAAAGATAGCAGCAAATTCTCAAGTAGAGGCTATTCATGGGCCAAATAGGCAAGGTGATGTGAGAGACTCTTTGGCAGATATTTCAAAAGCGAAAAACTTATTAGGTTACCAACCCAATTACACCGTAAGAGAAGGTTTGAAAATTACGTGGGACTTATTTAAATAG
- a CDS encoding nucleotide sugar dehydrogenase, with the protein MNTDKKLTILGLGYVGLPLAVEFAKKYMVIGFDINEKRIKELNSGVDKTLEVDNEHLNSVLTKDSNSKTGLFITNSLEEIKDSNIYIVTVPTPTDEHKRPVFTPLVKASESVGKVLKKDDIVIYESTVYPGVTEEICVPILETNSGLKFNKDFFAGYSPERINPGDKLHTVTKILKVTSGSTPEIAKEVDDLYKSIIVAGTHCAPSIKVAEAAKVIENSQRDINIAFVNELSKIFRILDIDTKAVLEAAGTKWNFINFSPGLVGGHCIGVDPYYLAQKAIESGYNPEIILAGRKMNDSMGSYVAQETVKMMIKKGARIKDSNVLVLGITFKENCPDIRNSRVIDIIKEFETYNVNVDVFDPWASKEEVTHEYGLDLLDNADQLKDDYDAIVLAVSHNEFLQIDLQKLKSDIGVIFDVKSLLPKDSVDARL; encoded by the coding sequence ATGAATACTGATAAAAAATTAACAATTTTAGGTCTTGGATATGTAGGCTTACCACTAGCTGTAGAGTTCGCCAAGAAATATATGGTCATTGGATTTGACATAAATGAAAAGCGCATTAAAGAACTTAACAGTGGCGTTGACAAAACGCTAGAGGTCGATAATGAGCATTTAAATTCGGTATTAACTAAAGATTCTAATTCTAAAACTGGATTGTTTATTACTAACAGTTTAGAAGAAATAAAAGATTCCAATATTTACATCGTCACTGTACCAACACCAACAGACGAACATAAAAGACCAGTTTTTACACCCTTAGTTAAAGCGAGTGAAAGTGTAGGGAAGGTTTTAAAGAAAGATGATATAGTAATTTATGAATCTACTGTATATCCAGGTGTTACAGAAGAGATTTGTGTGCCAATATTGGAAACTAATTCAGGATTAAAATTCAATAAAGATTTCTTTGCAGGTTATTCTCCAGAACGCATTAATCCAGGAGACAAATTACATACTGTTACTAAAATATTAAAAGTTACATCTGGTTCTACTCCAGAGATTGCTAAAGAAGTTGATGATCTCTATAAATCTATAATTGTTGCGGGCACTCATTGTGCGCCATCAATTAAAGTAGCAGAGGCTGCAAAAGTTATTGAAAACTCTCAAAGAGACATCAATATAGCTTTTGTTAACGAACTTTCAAAAATATTTAGAATACTAGACATTGATACAAAAGCAGTTTTAGAAGCTGCTGGTACGAAATGGAATTTCATTAATTTTTCTCCAGGATTAGTTGGTGGACATTGTATTGGTGTTGACCCTTATTACTTGGCACAAAAAGCAATAGAATCTGGTTATAATCCAGAAATCATACTCGCAGGTCGTAAAATGAATGATAGTATGGGTAGTTATGTTGCCCAAGAAACTGTAAAGATGATGATTAAAAAAGGAGCCAGAATAAAAGATTCTAATGTGCTTGTTCTAGGAATTACCTTTAAAGAAAACTGTCCAGATATAAGAAACTCAAGAGTTATTGATATCATTAAAGAATTTGAAACCTACAATGTAAATGTAGATGTGTTTGATCCATGGGCATCTAAAGAAGAAGTAACTCATGAATACGGTTTGGATTTATTGGATAATGCAGATCAACTAAAAGATGATTACGATGCCATAGTTTTAGCAGTATCACATAACGAGTTTTTACAAATAGATTTACAAAAATTAAAGTCTGATATTGGAGTTATTTTTGATGTAAAATCATTACTTCCGAAGGATTCCGTAGACGCAAGATTATAA
- a CDS encoding sugar transferase, with protein MITKKQLFWKRVFDLSLSLILFPLFILPLAFLILIATLDTKQYGIFSQLRVGQHGQFFKIYKLRTLKAEKHNLGHLNKSATRLGKFFRNTKMDELPQLYNVFLGDMSFVGPRPDIEGFADQLKGEDRIILRVKPGITGPATLKYKDEESILAKQFDPETYNRTIIWKDKVEINKKYVQNWSFYLDLNFIIKSIRY; from the coding sequence TTGATTACTAAAAAGCAACTTTTTTGGAAGCGAGTATTTGATCTTTCATTATCTCTTATCTTATTTCCATTATTTATTTTACCATTAGCTTTTCTAATTTTAATAGCCACCTTAGATACTAAGCAATATGGAATATTCTCTCAACTTAGAGTAGGGCAGCATGGACAATTTTTCAAAATATATAAACTAAGAACACTAAAAGCGGAAAAACATAATTTAGGACATCTTAACAAAAGTGCTACTCGTTTAGGGAAATTTTTCAGAAATACTAAAATGGATGAACTACCTCAATTGTACAATGTATTTCTTGGAGATATGAGTTTTGTTGGACCAAGACCAGATATTGAGGGTTTTGCAGATCAGCTAAAAGGTGAAGATAGAATTATCTTAAGAGTCAAACCAGGTATAACTGGGCCAGCAACACTAAAATATAAAGATGAAGAATCAATATTAGCTAAACAATTTGACCCTGAAACTTACAATAGGACGATTATTTGGAAAGATAAAGTTGAAATCAATAAAAAATACGTTCAAAATTGGAGTTTTTATTTAGATTTGAACTTTATAATAAAATCGATACGTTACTGA
- a CDS encoding polysaccharide biosynthesis tyrosine autokinase translates to MEDTREEYDHGESGRVSFDFRGYLFKVLNLWKFVLLSIGVALLIAYYINVRKQNVYKLDSLISVENDQNPFFTANTSISFNWGGVSGKVGKIITAIKTRTHNEKVVDSLQFYMDYLVEGKYRKEDIYKNAPFEFIIDKTKPQVLGSPLGIRFLNANEFEVFTQFESNRRSAQIYSDQSTKKVDVPTGIFKKTFNNGEIIDLPFLNGRLVFKPNLIVNPQSEYFIKFSNFDGVVKRYQDQIIIAPSAQASSSVLRLQLAGHNKDKIVDYLNATTAILSISELERKNLYASNTIKFIDSSLAAVNVNLKDFGDEMNEFRKQNKVFDVSEEITQISEQLRAYDLTKEQENAKLSYLDNLENYLNTKTNYTEIAAPTSVGIEENNILSSVSKIIALAAERQNLEYTTKEGSDLFKDIDRRINAEKNVLLETISATKKTLGINLNTINRSIANLEAKLTNLPEDQQQYLKIQRKLDVSQEAYDIYLVKRSEAAIVKAANISDITVIDEAKDIGGGRIGPNKSLNYMMALMMGFFVPMFLIFGLFLLDNTIHGSDEVEQLSKIPILGLIGKYNYKNNLIVFEKPKSAVAESFRSIRSSLQFLYKKQGKTEGKTLMITSSVSGEGKTFCSINMATVYALSGKKTILLGLDLRKPKIFGDFNINNDMGIVNYLIGESTFEDVVYKSHIENLDIIPSGPVPPNPSELLMSDQMKLLIDQLREDYDMIVLDTPPLGLVTDALELTQYADATIFMVRLDYTKKGMLALINAKHRAGEVKNISFVLNFYKHKTNHNYGYGYGYGYGYGYGVYGNAYHEKDNDTVVKKIKRFLKRI, encoded by the coding sequence ATGGAAGATACTCGCGAAGAATATGACCATGGAGAATCTGGTCGCGTAAGTTTTGATTTTAGGGGTTATTTATTTAAAGTCTTGAACCTTTGGAAGTTTGTTTTACTATCTATTGGTGTAGCTCTTTTAATTGCTTACTACATAAATGTTCGTAAGCAAAATGTGTATAAATTGGATTCATTAATATCCGTAGAAAACGATCAAAACCCTTTTTTTACTGCAAATACCAGTATTTCATTTAATTGGGGAGGTGTATCTGGAAAAGTGGGGAAAATCATAACTGCTATTAAAACAAGAACTCACAATGAAAAGGTTGTGGACTCGCTCCAGTTCTATATGGACTATCTTGTTGAGGGTAAATACAGGAAAGAGGATATTTATAAAAATGCTCCTTTTGAATTTATCATTGATAAGACGAAACCTCAAGTTTTGGGTAGTCCATTAGGGATTCGTTTTTTAAATGCCAATGAGTTTGAAGTTTTTACTCAGTTTGAAAGTAATAGAAGATCTGCTCAGATTTATTCCGATCAATCAACTAAAAAGGTTGATGTGCCTACTGGAATCTTTAAAAAGACGTTTAACAATGGTGAAATTATTGATTTGCCCTTTTTGAATGGTAGATTGGTATTTAAGCCCAATTTGATTGTCAATCCACAATCTGAATATTTTATCAAATTCTCAAATTTTGATGGCGTTGTTAAAAGATATCAGGATCAAATTATTATTGCTCCATCTGCCCAAGCTTCTTCATCTGTTTTGAGATTACAGCTCGCTGGACATAATAAAGATAAAATTGTGGATTATTTAAACGCAACCACAGCTATATTAAGTATTTCTGAATTGGAGCGTAAAAATTTATATGCATCAAACACAATTAAATTTATTGATAGCAGTCTTGCAGCGGTTAATGTTAACCTCAAAGACTTTGGAGATGAAATGAATGAGTTTAGGAAACAGAATAAAGTATTTGATGTTTCCGAAGAGATTACTCAAATATCTGAACAATTAAGAGCTTACGATTTGACCAAGGAACAGGAAAATGCAAAACTTTCCTATTTGGATAACTTAGAAAATTACCTTAATACCAAAACCAATTATACAGAAATTGCTGCACCAACCTCTGTTGGAATTGAAGAAAATAATATCCTCTCCAGTGTTTCTAAAATCATTGCATTAGCTGCCGAACGTCAAAACTTAGAGTATACCACTAAAGAAGGTTCAGATTTGTTTAAGGATATAGACAGACGTATTAATGCTGAAAAAAATGTGCTCTTAGAAACGATAAGTGCAACTAAAAAAACGTTAGGTATTAACTTAAATACTATTAACAGAAGTATAGCGAATTTGGAGGCTAAATTAACTAATTTACCAGAGGACCAACAACAATATCTTAAAATTCAACGAAAGTTAGATGTTAGCCAGGAAGCTTATGATATATATTTAGTTAAGCGAAGTGAAGCAGCTATTGTAAAGGCAGCTAATATTTCTGATATTACAGTGATCGACGAAGCAAAAGACATTGGAGGAGGAAGAATAGGTCCTAATAAATCCCTTAATTACATGATGGCACTCATGATGGGATTTTTTGTGCCAATGTTTTTGATTTTTGGTTTGTTTTTATTGGATAATACAATTCATGGTTCTGACGAAGTGGAGCAGTTATCCAAGATTCCAATCCTGGGATTAATAGGTAAGTATAATTATAAAAATAATTTGATTGTATTCGAAAAACCTAAATCGGCAGTAGCAGAGTCATTTAGATCTATTCGATCTAGCCTTCAGTTTCTTTATAAAAAACAAGGTAAGACTGAAGGGAAGACGCTTATGATTACTTCATCGGTAAGTGGAGAAGGTAAAACGTTTTGCTCAATAAACATGGCAACGGTATATGCGCTATCCGGAAAGAAAACTATTTTACTGGGATTAGATTTACGTAAGCCTAAGATTTTTGGGGATTTCAATATTAATAATGATATGGGCATAGTAAACTACCTTATTGGAGAAAGTACTTTTGAGGATGTGGTTTATAAATCTCATATAGAAAATTTAGATATAATACCTTCTGGTCCAGTACCTCCAAATCCGTCGGAATTATTAATGAGCGATCAAATGAAATTATTAATTGATCAATTGAGAGAAGATTACGATATGATTGTTTTGGATACACCACCTTTAGGTTTGGTTACCGATGCCTTGGAGTTGACCCAATATGCAGATGCAACTATTTTTATGGTTCGCTTAGACTACACTAAAAAAGGAATGTTAGCCTTAATCAATGCGAAGCATAGAGCAGGAGAGGTTAAGAATATCAGTTTTGTATTGAACTTTTATAAGCATAAAACAAACCATAATTATGGCTATGGATATGGCTACGGTTATGGCTATGGATATGGTGTTTATGGAAATGCATATCATGAAAAAGATAATGATACAGTTGTAAAGAAAATAAAACGTTTTTTAAAACGTATTTAA